A section of the Procambarus clarkii isolate CNS0578487 chromosome 38, FALCON_Pclarkii_2.0, whole genome shotgun sequence genome encodes:
- the LOC138372179 gene encoding uncharacterized protein DKFZp434B061-like: protein MASYPSTTILNTFYYPASGASQRRQPHSAVSFTAPSASQRRQFHSAVSFTAPSVSQRRQLHSAVSFTAPSASQRRQPHSAVSLTERSASQRRQPHRAVSLTAPSASQRHQLHSAVSLTAPSASQRRQPHSAVSLTAPSASQRRQPHSAVSLTAPLASQRRQPHSAISFTAPSASQRRQPHSAVSLTAPLASQRRQPHSAISFTAPSASQRRQPHSAISLTAPSASQRRQPHSAVSFTAPSASQRHQLHSAVSLTAPSASQRRQPHSAVSLTAPSASQRRQLHSAVSLTAPSASQRHQPHSAVSLTAPSASQRHQPHSAVSLTAPSASQRRQLHSAISFTAPSASQRRQLHSASSLTAPSASQRRQPHSAVSLTAPSASQRRQLHSAVSFTAPSASQRRQLHSAVSFTAPAASQRRQPHSAVSLTAPSASQRQQPHSAVSLTAPSASQRRQPHSAVSFTAPSASQRRQPHSAVSFTAPSASQRRQLHSAVSFTAPSASQRRQPHSAVSLTAPSASQRRQLHSAVSFTAPSASQRRQPHSAVSFTAPAASQRRQPHSAASLSAVSFTAPSASQRRQLHSAVSFTAPSASQRRQLHSAVSFTAPSASQRRLPHSAVSLTAPSASQRRQPHSAVSFTAPSASQRRQPHSAICVTAPSASQRRLPHSAVSLTAPSASQRRQPHSAVSLTAPSASQRHLRHSAVSLTAPSASQRHQLHSAVSLTAPSASQRRQPHSAVSLTAPSASQRRLPHSAVSLTAPSASQRRQPHSPVNLTAPSASQRRLPHSAVSLTAPSASQRRQPHSAVSLTAPSASQRHLRHSAVSLTAPSASQRRQPHSAISFTAPSASQRHQLHSAVSLTAPSASQRHQLHSAISFTAPSASQRHQLHSGISFTALSVSQRRQPHSAVSLTAPSASQRRQPHSAVSLTVPSASQRRQPHSAVSLTAPSVSQSDQPHSAVSFTALSASQRRQPHSAVSLTERSASQCRQLHSAVSLTAPSASQRRQPHSAVSLTERSASQCRQLHSAVSLTAPSASQCRQPHSAVSFTAPQLSTPKMASL from the exons ATGG ccTCTTACCCTTCTACTACTATTCTCAACACCTTCTACTACCCTGCCTCTGGCGCCTCACAGCGCCGTCAGCCTCACAGCGCCGTCAGTTTCACAGCGCCGTCAGCTTCACAGCGCCGTCAGTTTCACAGCGCCGTCAGCTTCACAGCGCCGTCAGTTTCACAGCGCCGTCAGCTGCACAGCGCCGTCAGTTTCACAGCGCCATCAGCTTCACAGCGCCGTCAGCCTCACAGCGCCGTCAGCCTCACAGAGCGGTCAGCCTCACAGCGCCGTCAGCCTCACAGAGCGGTCAGCCTCACAGCGCCGTCAGCCTCACAGCGCCATCAGCTTCACAGCGCCGTCAGCCTCACAGCGCCATCAGCTTCACAGCGCCGTCAGCCTCACAGCGCCGTCAGCCTCACAGCGCCGTCAGCCTCACAGCGCCGTCAGCCTCACAGCGCCGTCAGCCTCACAGCGCCGTTAGCTTCACAGCGCCGTCAGCCTCACAGCGCCATCAGCTTCACAGCGCCGTCAGCCTCACAGCGCCGTCAGCCTCACAGCGCCGTCAGCCTCACAGCGCCGTTAGCTTCACAGCGCCGTCAGCCTCACAGCGCCATCAGCTTCACAGCGCCGTCAGCCTCACAGCGCCGTCAGCCTCACAGCGCCATCAGCCTCACAGCGCCGTCAGCCTCACAGCGCCGTCAGCCTCACAGCGCCGTTAGCTTCACAGCGCCGTCAGCTTCACAGCGCCATCAGCTTCACAGCGCCGTCAGCCTCACAGCGCCGTCAGCCTCACAGCGCCGTCAGCCTCACAGCGCCGTTAGCCTCACAGCGCCGTCAGCCTCACAGCGCCGTCAGCTTCACAGCGCCGTTAGCCTCACAGCGCCGTCAGCCTCACAGCGCCATCAGCCTCACAGCGCCGTCAGCCTCACAGCGCCGTCAGCTTCACAGCGCCATCAGCCTCACAGCGCCGTCAGCCTCACAGCGCCGTCAGCTTCACAGCGCCGTCAGCTTCACAGCGCCATCAGCTTCACAGCGCCGTCAGCTTCACAGCGCCGTCAGCTTCACAGCGCCAGCAGCCTCACAGCGCCGTCAGCCTCACAGCGCCGTCAGCCTCACAGCGCCGTCAGCCTCACAGCGCCGTCAGCTTCACAGCGCCGTCAGCTTCACAGCGCCGTCAGCTTCACAGCGCCGTCAGCCTCACAGCGCCGTCAGCTTCACAGCGCCGTCAGCTTCACAGCGCCAGCAGCCTCACAGCGCCGTCAGCCTCACAGCGCCGTCAGCCTCACAGCGCCATCAGCTTCACAGCGCCAGCAGCCTCACAGCGCCGTCAGCCTCACAGCGCCGTCAGCTTCACAGCGCCGTCAGCCTCACAGCGCCGTCAGCTTCACAGCGCCGTCAGCTTCACAGCGCCGTCAGCCTCACAGCGCCGTCAGCTTCACAGCGCCGTCAGCCTCACAGCGCCGTCAGCTTCACAGCGCCGTCAGCTTCACAGCGCCGTCAGCTTCACAGCGCCGTCAGCCTCACAGCGCCGTAAGCCTCACAGCGCCGTCAGCCTCACAGCGCCGTCAGCTTCATAGCGCCGTCAGCTTCACAGCGCCGTCAGCTTCACAGCGCCGGCAGCCTCACAGCGCCGTCAGCTTCACAGCGCCAGCAGCCTCACAGCGCCGTCAGCCTCACAGCGCTGCCAGCCTCAGCGCCGTCAGCTTCACAGCGCCGTCAGCCTCACAGCGCCGTCAGCTTCACAGCGCTGTCAGCTTCACAGCGCCGTCAGCCTCACAGCGCCGTCAGCTTCACAGCGCTGTCAGCTTCACAGCGCCGTCAGCCTCACAGCGCCGTCTGCCTCACAGCGCCGTTAGCCTCACAGCGCCGTCAGCCTCACAGCGCCGTCAGCCTCACAGCGCCGTCAGCTTCACAGCGCCGTCAGCCTCACAGCGCCGTCAGCCTCACAGCGCCATCTGCGTCACAGCGCCGTCAGCCTCACAGCGCCGTCTGCCTCACAGCGCCGTTAGCCTCACAGCGCCGTCAGCCTCACAGCGCCGTCAGCCTCACAGCGCCGTCAGCCTCACAGCGCCGTCAGCCTCACAGCGCCATCTGCGTCACAGCGCCGTCAGCCTCACAGCGCCGTCAGCTTCACAGCGCCATCAGCTTCACAGCGCCGTCAGCCTCACAGCGCCGTCAGCCTCACAGCGCCGTCAGCCTCACAGCGCCGTCAGCCTCACAGCGCCGTCAGCCTCACAGCGCCGTCTGCCTCACAGCGCCGTCAGCCTCACAGCGCCATCTGCGTCACAGCGCCGTCAACCTCACAGCCCCGTCAACCTCACAGCGCCGTCAGCCTCACAGCGCCGTCTGCCTCACAGCGCCGTCAGCCTCACAGCGCCGTCTGCCTCACAGCGCCGTCAGCCTCACAGCGCCGTCAGCCTCACAGCGCCGTCAGCCTCACAGCGCCATCTGCGTCACAGCGCCGTCAGCCTCACAGCGCCGTCAGCCTCACAGCGCCGTCAGCCTCACAGCGCCATCAGCTTCACAGCGCCGTCAGCCTCACAGCGCCATCAGCTTCACAGCGCTGTCAGCCTCACAGCGCCATCAGCTTCACAGCGCCATCAGCTTCACAGCGCCATCAGCTTCACAGCGCCATCAGCTTCACAGCGCCATCAGCTTCACAGCGGCATCAGCTTCACAGCGCTGTCAGTTTCACAGCGCCGTCAGCCTCACAGTGCCGTCAGCCTCACAGCGCCGTCAGCTTCACAGCGCCGTCAGCCTCACAGCGCCGTCAGCCTCACAGTGCCGTCAGCCTCACAGCGCCGTCAGCCTCACAGCGCCGTCAGCCTCACAGCGCCGTCAGTCTCACAGAGCGATCAGCCTCACAGTGCCGTCAGCTTCACAGCGCTGTCAGCCTCACAGCGCCGTCAGCCTCACAGCGCCGTCAGTCTCACAGAGCGATCAGCCTCACAGTGCCGTCAGCTTCACAGCGCTGTCAGCCTCACAGCGCCGTCAGCCTCACAGCGCCGTCAGCCTCACAGCGCCGTCAGTCTCACAGAGCGATCAGCCTCACAGTGCCGTCAGCTTCACAGCGCTGTCAGCCTCACAGCGCCGTCAGCCTCACAGTGCCGTCAGCCTCACAGCGCCGTCAGCTTCACAGCGCC ACAGTTGTCTACACCTAAGATGGCCTCCCTCTAG